From Nocardioides sp. HDW12B, the proteins below share one genomic window:
- the rpsL gene encoding 30S ribosomal protein S12: protein MPTIQQLVRKGRQDKVSKNKTPALKGSPQRRGVCTRVYTTTPKKPNSALRKVARVRLSSGVEVTAYIPGVGHNLQEHSIVLVRGGRVKDLPGVRYKIIRGSLDTQGVKNRKQARSRYGAKKEKS, encoded by the coding sequence GTGCCCACAATCCAGCAGCTGGTCCGCAAGGGCCGCCAGGACAAGGTGTCGAAGAACAAGACGCCCGCTCTGAAGGGTTCGCCCCAACGGCGCGGCGTGTGCACGCGCGTCTACACGACCACGCCGAAGAAGCCGAACTCCGCCCTCCGCAAGGTCGCCCGTGTGCGCCTGTCGAGCGGTGTGGAGGTCACGGCCTACATCCCCGGTGTCGGTCACAACCTCCAGGAGCACTCCATCGTGCTCGTCCGCGGCGGCCGGGTGAAGGACCTCCCCGGTGTCCGGTACAAGATCATCCGCGGTTCGCTCGACACCCAGGGTGTCAAGAACCGCAAGCAGGCTCGCAGCCGTTACGGCGCGAAGAAGGAGAAGAGCTGA
- a CDS encoding hydroxyacid-oxoacid transhydrogenase, whose protein sequence is MNETVFTYAAPALKFGAGASDEIGHDLSTYDARRVLVVTDPGVAATGHPQRIADQIAAYGMEVRVFDRAHVEPTDVSLDEAVAWARAEGPWDAFVAVGGGSAIDTAKAVNLLTSNEGELMDYINAPVGRARTPEKALKPLVAVPTTTGTGSESTTICVLDVLSLHVKTGISHPRLRPTLAVVDPRLTMTQPAGVTAAAGMDILCHALESWTARPFSSYERKRPEQRVPYCGANPVADLWAERSLGLLAGSFRRAVADGDDAEAREQMALAATFAGLGFGNAGVHIPHANAYPIAGRVKDFHPVGYPDVEPMVPHGMAVALTAPEAFRFTFDASPERHLRAAELLGRGEVHGDGPDALADVISTLMRDVDLPNGLAAVGYDASDVGDLVEGTVKQQRLLATAPKEASEEDLAGILTRSLELW, encoded by the coding sequence ATGAACGAGACCGTCTTCACCTACGCCGCCCCGGCGCTGAAGTTCGGCGCCGGCGCGTCCGACGAGATCGGCCACGACCTCAGCACCTACGACGCGCGTCGCGTCCTCGTCGTCACCGACCCCGGGGTGGCGGCGACCGGGCACCCGCAGCGCATCGCCGACCAGATCGCGGCGTACGGCATGGAGGTGCGGGTCTTCGACCGCGCCCACGTGGAGCCCACCGACGTCAGCCTCGACGAGGCCGTCGCCTGGGCCCGGGCCGAGGGTCCCTGGGACGCGTTCGTCGCCGTCGGGGGAGGGTCGGCGATCGACACCGCCAAGGCGGTCAACCTGCTGACCAGCAACGAGGGCGAGCTGATGGACTACATCAACGCCCCCGTGGGCCGCGCCCGCACCCCCGAGAAGGCGCTCAAGCCGCTGGTCGCCGTGCCCACGACGACCGGCACCGGCAGCGAGAGCACGACCATCTGCGTGCTCGACGTGCTGTCGCTGCACGTGAAGACGGGCATCAGCCACCCGCGGCTGCGTCCCACGCTGGCCGTGGTCGACCCGCGCCTGACGATGACCCAGCCCGCCGGGGTCACGGCGGCCGCGGGAATGGACATCCTCTGCCACGCCCTGGAGTCGTGGACGGCCCGGCCGTTCTCGTCGTACGAGCGCAAGCGGCCGGAGCAGCGGGTGCCCTACTGCGGGGCCAACCCGGTGGCGGACCTGTGGGCGGAGCGCTCGCTCGGCCTGCTGGCCGGGTCCTTCCGGCGCGCGGTCGCCGACGGCGACGACGCCGAGGCGCGCGAGCAGATGGCACTCGCCGCGACGTTCGCGGGGCTCGGCTTCGGCAACGCCGGCGTCCACATCCCGCACGCCAACGCCTACCCGATCGCCGGGCGAGTCAAGGACTTCCACCCGGTCGGCTACCCCGACGTGGAGCCCATGGTGCCGCACGGGATGGCGGTCGCCCTGACCGCGCCCGAGGCCTTCCGGTTCACGTTCGACGCCTCCCCGGAGCGCCACCTCCGCGCCGCCGAGCTCCTCGGCCGCGGCGAGGTGCACGGGGACGGCCCGGACGCGCTGGCCGACGTGATCAGCACGCTGATGCGCGACGTCGACCTGCCCAACGGCCTCGCCGCCGTGGGGTACGACGCCTCCGACGTCGGCGACCTCGTGGAGGGGACCGTGAAGCAGCAGCGGCTGCTGGCGACCGCTCCGAAGGAGGCCTCCGAGGAGGACCTCGCCGGCATCCTGACCCGGTCCCTCGAGCTGTGGTGA
- a CDS encoding NUDIX domain-containing protein, which translates to MSDVPPRRQRLAAYAVLRRGSGSDGDVLLARIATHIHADLWTLPGGGVDHGEDPRVAAAREVHEESGLRVAVGPVLDVHSRHFTGARPDGRVEDFHGVGLIFAASVLPESEGVEPHVVEVDGTTREIAWVPLGRARRLPLSSTAQHALALIDTREEHP; encoded by the coding sequence ATGTCCGACGTTCCGCCCCGACGCCAGAGGCTCGCGGCGTACGCCGTGCTCCGGCGCGGGTCGGGGTCCGACGGCGACGTGCTGCTCGCGCGGATCGCCACCCACATCCACGCCGACCTGTGGACGCTGCCCGGCGGCGGCGTCGACCACGGGGAGGACCCACGGGTCGCCGCGGCCCGCGAGGTGCACGAGGAGAGCGGGCTCCGCGTCGCGGTCGGCCCGGTCCTCGACGTGCACTCGCGCCACTTCACCGGGGCCCGCCCCGACGGTCGGGTGGAGGACTTCCACGGCGTCGGGCTGATCTTCGCGGCGTCGGTGCTCCCCGAGTCCGAGGGCGTGGAGCCACACGTCGTCGAGGTCGACGGCACCACCCGTGAGATCGCCTGGGTGCCGCTCGGTCGGGCCCGCCGGCTCCCGCTCTCCAGCACCGCCCAGCACGCGCTCGCCCTGATCGACACCCGCGAGGAGCACCCATGA
- a CDS encoding FAD-binding and (Fe-S)-binding domain-containing protein, producing the protein MSTAATSVDPVGGPTPTDRTDEVLAELARRGVADVSASALSRSLYSSDASIYRVEPLVVVRPRHRDELAAVLDVVTTTGVPLTMRGAGTSIAGNAVGPGIVVDVSRHLNRVVSIDADARSAVVEAGTVHATLQRAAAAVGLRFGPDPSTHTRCTVGGMVGNNACGSRALGYGRTADNVLALDALTVDGRPAGERAGDLAALADAHLGTIRPRFGRFTRQVSGYSLEHLLPENGRSLDRFLVGSEGTLAVVTEATVRLVEDAPVRVLAVLGYPSMADAADAVPALLAHGPVACEGIDERITRLVPTAPPLPRGRGWLFVELTGDTLAEATARAGAVVADAGALEHRVVTDVVEQLALWRIREDGAGLASRATDPPGQAGWEDSAVPPERLGAYLRDFDALLDQHGFHGAPYGHFGDGCVHIRIDFALSTTEGRAGYRAFVEDAARLAASYGGSLSGEHGDGRARSELLPLMYDEPALALFAEVKRLMDPRGLLNPGVLVDPAPLDTDVRLAAVAGARPTPALTLLHDHGDLSRAVHRCTGVGKCLADNTGSKGVMCPSFQATRDEKDSTRGRARVLQDAVTGRLPGGMAHPAVEEALDLCLACKGCAHDCPTGVDMATYKVAALHEKYAGRRRPLTHYTLGRLPQLLAKVPPSLANLGLKGTPRLAARMSGVDTRRSLPVLARRPLSRRAPRPVPTSPDVVVWADTFTNRFTPQVADAAVRVLEAAGQQVQLHAQGDECCGLTLISTGQLDAARRSLRALVDRLRPHLDAGVPVVVLEPSCLAVLRHDAGELLGEPLAGVVTLAEHLAGLGWTPPSLDGVEVVAQPHCHHASVLDWSTDAALLTRAGATLTRVGGCCGLAGNFGMEKGHYEVSVAVFEHDLGPAVEAAGPDAVVLTDGFSCRTQLADLTAVRSMHLAELLASRL; encoded by the coding sequence GTGAGCACCGCCGCGACCTCCGTGGACCCCGTCGGCGGCCCGACCCCGACCGACCGCACCGACGAGGTGCTCGCCGAGCTGGCCCGTCGGGGCGTCGCCGACGTCTCCGCCTCGGCCCTGTCGCGCTCGCTCTACTCCTCCGACGCCTCGATCTACCGCGTCGAGCCGCTCGTCGTGGTCCGGCCCCGCCACCGCGACGAGCTCGCCGCCGTCCTCGACGTCGTCACGACGACCGGGGTGCCGCTGACGATGCGCGGCGCCGGCACCTCCATCGCCGGCAACGCGGTCGGGCCCGGCATCGTCGTCGACGTCTCGCGCCACCTGAACCGGGTCGTGTCGATCGACGCCGACGCCCGCTCGGCCGTGGTGGAGGCCGGCACGGTGCACGCGACGCTCCAGCGGGCCGCGGCGGCGGTGGGCCTGCGCTTCGGCCCGGACCCCTCGACCCACACCCGCTGCACCGTCGGCGGGATGGTCGGCAACAACGCCTGCGGCTCTCGTGCCCTCGGCTACGGCCGCACGGCCGACAACGTCCTGGCCCTCGACGCCCTCACCGTCGACGGCCGGCCGGCGGGGGAGCGGGCCGGTGACCTCGCAGCGCTGGCCGACGCGCACCTCGGCACCATCCGACCACGCTTCGGGCGCTTCACCCGTCAGGTGTCGGGCTACTCGCTGGAGCACCTGCTGCCCGAGAACGGCCGCTCGCTGGACCGCTTCCTGGTCGGCTCCGAGGGCACGCTGGCGGTGGTCACCGAGGCCACGGTCCGCCTCGTCGAGGACGCTCCCGTGCGGGTGCTCGCCGTGCTGGGCTACCCGAGCATGGCCGACGCGGCCGACGCCGTACCAGCGCTGCTGGCGCACGGCCCCGTCGCCTGCGAGGGCATCGACGAGCGCATCACCCGGCTGGTGCCGACCGCACCGCCGCTGCCGCGGGGCCGCGGGTGGCTCTTCGTGGAGCTGACCGGCGACACCCTCGCCGAGGCGACAGCGCGGGCCGGGGCGGTCGTCGCCGACGCCGGCGCGCTGGAGCACCGTGTGGTCACCGACGTGGTCGAGCAGCTCGCGCTGTGGCGCATCCGCGAGGACGGCGCCGGGCTGGCGTCGCGCGCCACCGATCCGCCCGGGCAGGCCGGGTGGGAGGACTCCGCCGTGCCGCCGGAGCGGCTGGGGGCCTACCTGCGCGACTTCGACGCGCTCCTCGACCAGCACGGCTTCCACGGCGCGCCCTACGGCCACTTCGGCGACGGGTGCGTCCACATCCGCATCGACTTCGCGCTCTCGACCACCGAGGGCCGGGCCGGCTACCGGGCCTTCGTCGAGGACGCGGCTCGCCTGGCGGCGTCGTACGGCGGGAGCCTGTCGGGCGAGCACGGCGACGGCCGGGCCCGCTCCGAGCTGCTGCCCCTGATGTACGACGAGCCGGCGCTCGCGCTGTTCGCCGAGGTCAAGCGGCTGATGGACCCGCGCGGCCTGCTCAACCCCGGGGTGCTGGTCGACCCAGCCCCCCTCGACACCGACGTGCGGCTCGCCGCGGTCGCCGGCGCGCGTCCGACCCCCGCCCTCACGCTGCTGCACGACCACGGCGACCTCTCCCGGGCGGTCCACCGCTGCACCGGCGTCGGCAAGTGCCTGGCCGACAACACCGGCAGCAAGGGCGTGATGTGCCCGTCCTTCCAGGCGACCCGCGACGAGAAGGACTCGACCCGTGGGCGGGCGCGCGTGCTCCAGGACGCGGTCACCGGACGGCTCCCCGGGGGGATGGCGCACCCCGCGGTGGAGGAGGCGCTCGACCTCTGCCTGGCCTGCAAGGGCTGCGCCCACGACTGCCCGACCGGGGTCGACATGGCGACCTACAAGGTGGCCGCGCTGCACGAGAAGTACGCCGGCCGCCGTCGACCGCTCACCCACTACACGCTGGGTCGCCTGCCGCAGCTGCTGGCCAAGGTGCCGCCGTCGCTGGCCAACCTGGGGCTGAAGGGCACACCGAGGCTGGCCGCCCGGATGTCGGGCGTCGACACCCGCCGCTCGCTGCCGGTGCTCGCGCGTCGGCCCTTGAGCCGTCGCGCGCCGCGACCGGTGCCGACCTCGCCCGACGTCGTGGTCTGGGCCGACACGTTCACCAACCGCTTCACCCCTCAGGTGGCCGACGCCGCCGTCCGGGTGCTCGAGGCGGCGGGGCAGCAGGTGCAGCTGCACGCCCAGGGCGACGAGTGCTGCGGGCTGACCCTCATCAGCACCGGTCAGCTCGACGCCGCCCGCCGCTCGCTCCGTGCCCTCGTCGACCGGCTCCGCCCGCACCTGGACGCCGGGGTGCCCGTGGTGGTGCTGGAGCCGTCGTGCCTGGCCGTGCTGCGCCACGACGCCGGCGAGCTGCTGGGGGAGCCGCTCGCGGGCGTGGTCACGCTGGCCGAGCACCTCGCCGGGCTCGGCTGGACCCCACCGTCGCTGGACGGCGTCGAGGTCGTGGCCCAGCCCCACTGCCACCACGCCTCGGTGCTCGACTGGTCGACCGACGCTGCCCTGCTGACAAGGGCCGGGGCCACGCTGACCCGGGTGGGCGGCTGCTGCGGGCTGGCCGGCAACTTCGGCATGGAGAAGGGCCACTACGAGGTCTCGGTCGCGGTGTTCGAGCACGACCTCGGCCCCGCCGTCGAGGCGGCCGGCCCGGACGCCGTGGTGCTGACCGACGGGTTCTCCTGCCGCACCCAGCTGGCCGACCTGACCGCCGTACGCTCGATGCACCTGGCCGAGCTCCTCGCCTCCCGCCTCTGA
- a CDS encoding BTAD domain-containing putative transcriptional regulator — translation MTDDLELCVLGPLVLRSGEVPLEPGAPKQRSLLAALALTPGHAVAVDTLVDLLWGERPPPGVLATVQAYVSGLRKVLEPGRERRAPARVLVTQAPGYALRLGPDACDATRFERLVTREHRRLALPLLGPSPLPASTLDTAVAVLDEVLASWRGQPYAELGDLPAVLAERSHLEELRVIALEDRAAAWLALGDHATAAAELETLTGQHPLRERLWALRVLALVRSGRQADALDALARVRSVLADELGLDPGAELRDLQARVLAQDPALSWSPPAGEEPERPGPASEPPGEAGPGGGGPSRAGAQDAGWPLFGRDDELARLLQRLERAEAGEAGFAAVTGEPGIGKSRLCAELASRARARGATVLVGRCSQDDGAPPLWPWELALRSLGRSATGDPAGDGDPTGDPTGDPTGDLAGDGTREGDFAAWSRTARTVLDAARDSLVLVVLDDLHWSDTASLRVLRLLVEQAASERLLLVATWRDRPAPSGALADAAETMARAHAERVELGGLDTSSVAGILDALGHRHPTAHETDALRRRTDGNPFFLVEYARLAATRPDLGGLIDGEERPRAVQEVLTRRIGRLPEPTRRALSAAAVIGRRFDLPLLAATTGTDADDVLDVLEPAQVSGLVSEEAVDVFVFEHALVRDTAYDAVSPTRRARGHAAVARTLESRGGHATEVARHWLAAGPAHAPRAWRAAAAAGAVALRAHAHPEAASLFDAALERLGDDPGAGARDRYDLLVQRAVAERWGARWSALTATVEDAVRAAGELGDPVLAAEAATLTVRGALWQSARHSGVHDHIVDALRRSLEVLPEEDSPVRCRCLLGLALELYYVSTVEERRALVDDGVAMARRLGDPGLLIDALSGAFNALWTPGHEAERLDLADESLALAREVGDEHAEGVALTQRVIALCELGRPDEMWEAYHRAVEVSDRLRLLYALVVLKSLVVPWHAMAGRFEECHRLFGEVVAHVGLADLSQAEEALAGVVGAMTLWDPTLTWSEEAFATSQASPLPTETTLAFIMWRQGDEERARQWLVEHPARLEDRDWFSKLNWGFAAAMSACTGDRTLAREAYDRLGPFAGQACTAGSGFASGPVDAYLALAASTTGDLARATRHADAAERLAEAWQIPLFTRWFRDERTRHAF, via the coding sequence GTGACCGACGACCTGGAGCTGTGCGTCCTCGGGCCCCTGGTGCTCCGCAGCGGCGAGGTGCCGCTGGAGCCCGGTGCCCCCAAGCAGCGTTCCCTGCTGGCTGCCCTGGCCCTCACCCCGGGGCACGCCGTGGCGGTCGACACCCTGGTGGACCTGCTCTGGGGGGAGCGCCCTCCCCCGGGCGTCCTGGCCACCGTCCAGGCCTACGTGTCCGGGCTGCGCAAGGTGCTGGAGCCCGGCCGGGAGCGGCGGGCCCCGGCCCGGGTCCTCGTGACCCAGGCCCCCGGCTACGCGCTGCGCCTCGGTCCCGACGCCTGCGACGCGACGCGCTTCGAGCGGCTGGTGACCCGCGAGCACCGGCGGCTCGCGCTGCCCCTGCTGGGCCCCAGCCCGCTGCCGGCGAGCACCCTCGACACCGCGGTCGCCGTCCTCGACGAGGTGCTCGCGTCGTGGCGCGGGCAGCCGTACGCCGAGCTCGGCGACCTGCCGGCCGTGCTGGCCGAGCGGTCGCACCTGGAGGAGCTGCGGGTGATCGCCCTCGAGGACCGGGCCGCCGCGTGGCTGGCCCTCGGCGACCACGCGACCGCCGCGGCCGAGCTCGAGACCCTCACCGGCCAGCACCCGCTGCGCGAGCGCCTCTGGGCGTTGCGCGTGCTGGCGCTGGTCCGCTCCGGCCGGCAGGCGGACGCCCTCGACGCGCTGGCGCGCGTGCGCTCGGTGCTCGCCGACGAGCTGGGACTCGACCCGGGCGCGGAGCTGCGCGACCTGCAGGCCCGGGTGCTGGCGCAGGACCCGGCGCTGTCCTGGTCGCCGCCTGCCGGCGAGGAGCCGGAGCGCCCCGGCCCTGCGTCCGAGCCCCCGGGAGAGGCGGGCCCGGGAGGTGGGGGCCCGTCCCGCGCGGGGGCGCAGGACGCCGGGTGGCCGCTCTTCGGCCGCGACGACGAGCTCGCCCGGCTGCTCCAGCGGCTCGAGCGGGCCGAGGCCGGCGAGGCGGGCTTCGCGGCCGTCACGGGTGAGCCGGGGATCGGCAAGAGCCGGCTCTGCGCGGAGCTGGCGTCGCGGGCCCGGGCCCGGGGCGCGACCGTGCTGGTGGGTCGCTGCTCGCAGGACGACGGCGCCCCTCCGCTGTGGCCGTGGGAGCTCGCGCTCCGCTCCCTCGGCCGGTCGGCGACCGGCGACCCCGCCGGGGACGGCGACCCGACCGGCGACCCGACCGGTGACCCGACCGGAGACCTCGCCGGGGACGGCACCCGCGAGGGCGACTTCGCCGCCTGGTCGCGCACGGCACGCACCGTGCTGGACGCGGCTCGCGACAGCCTGGTGCTGGTCGTCCTCGACGACCTTCACTGGTCCGACACCGCCAGCCTGCGCGTGCTCCGGCTGCTGGTGGAGCAGGCCGCGAGCGAGCGTCTGCTGCTCGTGGCGACCTGGCGCGACCGCCCCGCCCCCAGCGGCGCCCTGGCCGACGCCGCCGAGACGATGGCGCGCGCCCACGCGGAGCGTGTCGAGCTGGGCGGGCTGGACACGTCGTCGGTCGCCGGGATCCTCGACGCGCTCGGGCACCGCCACCCCACCGCCCACGAGACCGACGCCCTGCGGCGCCGCACCGACGGCAACCCCTTCTTCCTGGTCGAGTACGCCCGGCTCGCCGCCACCCGCCCCGACCTGGGCGGGCTGATCGACGGCGAGGAGCGCCCGCGGGCCGTCCAGGAGGTGCTCACGCGCCGCATCGGCCGTCTCCCCGAGCCGACCCGCCGGGCGCTGAGCGCGGCCGCCGTGATCGGTCGCCGCTTCGACCTGCCCCTCCTGGCGGCGACCACCGGCACCGACGCCGACGACGTGCTCGACGTGCTCGAGCCCGCCCAGGTCTCCGGCCTGGTCTCCGAGGAGGCGGTCGACGTCTTCGTGTTCGAGCACGCCCTGGTCCGCGACACGGCGTACGACGCGGTGAGCCCGACCCGCCGGGCCCGCGGGCACGCCGCGGTGGCCCGGACCCTGGAGTCCCGCGGCGGCCACGCGACCGAGGTCGCCCGGCACTGGCTCGCCGCCGGTCCCGCCCACGCCCCACGAGCCTGGCGGGCGGCGGCGGCGGCCGGAGCGGTCGCGCTCCGTGCGCACGCGCACCCGGAGGCCGCGTCCCTGTTCGACGCCGCCCTCGAGCGCCTCGGTGACGACCCGGGCGCGGGCGCGCGGGACCGCTACGACCTGCTCGTGCAGCGCGCCGTCGCCGAGCGCTGGGGCGCACGGTGGAGCGCCCTCACGGCCACCGTCGAGGACGCCGTGCGCGCGGCCGGGGAGCTCGGGGACCCCGTGCTCGCCGCCGAGGCGGCGACGCTGACGGTGCGCGGCGCGCTGTGGCAGTCGGCCCGGCACAGCGGGGTCCACGACCACATCGTCGACGCGCTGCGCCGCAGCCTCGAGGTGCTTCCCGAGGAGGACTCCCCCGTCCGGTGCCGGTGCCTGCTCGGGCTGGCGCTGGAGCTCTACTACGTGTCCACCGTCGAGGAGCGTCGCGCGCTGGTCGACGACGGGGTCGCGATGGCCCGGCGCCTGGGTGACCCGGGTCTGCTCATCGACGCCCTGTCCGGTGCCTTCAACGCCCTGTGGACGCCGGGGCACGAGGCGGAGCGTCTCGACCTGGCCGACGAGTCGCTCGCCCTGGCGCGCGAGGTCGGCGACGAGCACGCCGAGGGGGTCGCCCTCACCCAACGCGTGATCGCGCTGTGCGAGCTCGGACGTCCCGACGAGATGTGGGAGGCCTACCACCGGGCGGTCGAGGTGTCGGACCGGCTGCGCCTGCTCTACGCGCTCGTCGTGCTCAAGTCGCTGGTCGTCCCCTGGCACGCGATGGCCGGCCGGTTCGAGGAGTGCCACCGGCTCTTCGGCGAGGTCGTGGCCCACGTCGGGCTGGCCGACCTCAGCCAGGCCGAGGAGGCCCTGGCCGGCGTGGTCGGGGCGATGACGCTGTGGGACCCGACCCTCACCTGGTCCGAGGAGGCGTTCGCCACCAGCCAGGCCAGCCCCCTGCCCACCGAGACCACCCTCGCCTTCATCATGTGGCGCCAGGGCGACGAGGAGCGCGCGCGGCAGTGGCTCGTCGAGCACCCGGCCCGGTTGGAGGACCGGGACTGGTTCTCCAAGCTCAACTGGGGCTTCGCCGCCGCCATGTCCGCCTGCACCGGCGACCGGACCCTCGCCCGGGAGGCCTACGACCGGCTCGGCCCGTTCGCCGGGCAGGCGTGCACCGCGGGCTCGGGCTTCGCGTCGGGCCCGGTGGACGCCTACCTCGCGCTGGCCGCCTCGACGACCGGCGACCTCGCCCGCGCGACCCGGCACGCCGACGCCGCCGAACGCCTGGCCGAGGCGTGGCAGATACCGCTGTTCACCCGCTGGTTCCGCGACGAGCGCACCCGCCACGCGTTCTGA
- the rpsG gene encoding 30S ribosomal protein S7, with amino-acid sequence MPRKGPAPKRPIDVDPVYGSPVVTQLVNKILVDGKKQTAQRIVYRAMEGCREKTGTDPVVTLKRALDNVKPALEVKSRRVGGATYQVPIEVKGTRGMTLALRWLVSYSQDRREKTMAERLMNEILDASNGLGAAVKRREDTHKMAESNRAFAHYRW; translated from the coding sequence ATGCCGCGCAAGGGTCCCGCCCCGAAGCGTCCGATCGACGTCGACCCGGTCTACGGCAGCCCCGTCGTGACCCAGCTGGTCAACAAGATCCTGGTCGACGGCAAGAAGCAGACTGCCCAGCGCATCGTCTACCGCGCGATGGAGGGCTGCCGCGAGAAGACCGGCACCGACCCCGTCGTCACGCTCAAGCGTGCGCTGGACAACGTCAAGCCGGCCCTCGAGGTCAAGAGCCGCCGTGTCGGTGGTGCGACCTACCAGGTCCCGATCGAGGTCAAGGGCACCCGCGGCATGACGCTCGCGTTGCGCTGGCTGGTCTCCTACTCGCAGGACCGTCGCGAGAAGACCATGGCCGAGCGCCTCATGAACGAGATCCTCGACGCGTCCAACGGCCTCGGTGCCGCGGTGAAGCGTCGCGAGGACACGCACAAGATGGCCGAGTCCAACCGGGCCTTCGCTCACTACCGCTGGTGA